Proteins encoded in a region of the Larimichthys crocea isolate SSNF chromosome XVI, L_crocea_2.0, whole genome shotgun sequence genome:
- the kat7b gene encoding histone acetyltransferase KAT7 isoform X2 has protein sequence MPRRRPRHMAGSGSDGTEDSDSSAEREQTNSSESDGNMPKRQRLTRASTRLSQSSQDTPDLKRAADHDESPPLTPTGNAPSSESELDISSPNASHDESQAKDQTNRDSDKDLSHRPKRRRCHETYNFNMKCPTPGCNSLGHLTGKHERHFAVSGCPLYHNLSADECKVKAISREKQEEEVKGQEESNSRHATRHQTPTSKQSRYKEQVAELRKGRNSGLQKEQKEKHMEHRQTHGNTREPLLENITSDYDLELFRKAQARASEDLEKLRIQGQITEGSNMIKTILFGRYELDTWYHSPYPEEYARLGRLYVCEFCLKYMKSQTILRRHMAKCVWKHPPGDEVYRKGAISVFEVDGKKNKIYCQNLCLLAKLFLDHKTLYYDVEPFLFYVMTEADNTGCHLVGYFSKEKNSFLNYNVSCILTMPQYMRQGFGKMLIDFSYLLSKVEEKVGSPERPLSDLGLISYRSYWKEVLLRYMYNFQGKEISIKEISQETAVNPVDIVSTLQSLQMLKYWKGKHLVLKRQDLIDEWKAKEIKRGNSNKTIDPSSLKWTPPKGT, from the exons AGACATATGGCTGGGAGTGGTTCAGATGGGACTGAAGATTCAGACTCTTCCGCTGAGCGGGAACAGACCAATAGTTCAGAAAGCGATGGGAACATGCCTAAGAGACAGCGCCTCACCAGAGCCTCTACTCGCCTTAGCCAAAGCTCTCAGG ATACCCCGGACTTGAAGCGAGCTGCGGACCATGATGAGTCTCCACCGTTGACACCCACAGGAAATGCGCCCTCCTCTGAATCTGAACTGGACATCTCTAGCCCCAACGCCTCCCACGATGAGAGCCAGGCCAAAGACCAAACCAACAGAGACTCAGATAAGGACCTCTCCCATCGACCTAAGCGCCGCCGCTGTCACGAGACCTACAACTTCAACATGAAATGCCCTACACCGGGATGCAATTCACTTG GTCACCTCACAGGGAAACACGAACGCCATTTTGCTGTATCAGGTTGCCCGCTTTACCACAATCTTTCTGCTGATGAATGCAAG gtAAAAGCCATCAGCCGTgagaaacaagaggaggaggtgaaggggCAGGAAGAAAGCAACTCGCGCCATGCAACTCGTCACCAG ACACCAACATCAAAACAGAGCAGATACAAAGAGCAGGTGGCTGAGCTAAGGAAGGGACGAAACTCTGGCCTTCAGaaggagcagaaagaaaagcacatG GAGCATCGGCAGACACACGGCAACACCAGAGAGCCTCTGCTGGAAAACATCACCAGTGATTATGACCTGGAGCTCTTCAGGAAAGCCCAGGCCCGTGCATCTGAAGACCTG GAGAAGCTGCGTATCCAGGGTCAGATCACAGAGGGCAGCAACATGATTAAGACCATCCTGTTTGGCCGTTACGAGCTCGACACCTGGTACCACTCACCCTATCCTGAGGAGTATGCACGCTTGGGTCGCCTCTACGTCTGTGAATTCTGCCTCAAGTACATGAAGAGCCAGACCATTCTCAGGCGGCACATG GCCAAATGCGTGTGGAAGCATCCTCCAGGAGATGAGGTGTACAGAAAAGGAGCTATATCTGTGTTTGAAGTTGACGGCAAAAAGAACAAG ATCTACTGCCAGAATCTGTGTTTACTCGCCAAACTGTTTTTGGACCACAAAACTCTATACTACGACGTGGAGCCTTTTCTCTTCTACGTCATGACTGAGGCCGACAACACCGGCTGCCATTTAGTGGGATACTTTTCCAAG GAAAAGAATTCCTTCCTGAACTACAATGTATCCTGCATCCTGACAATGCCACAGTACATGAGGCAAGGTTTTGGCAAGATGCTCATTGACTTCA GCTACCTGCTGTCCAaagtggaggagaaggtggGCTCACCGGAGAGGCCCCTGTCCGACCTGGGCCTCATCAGTTACCGTAGCTACTGGAAGGAAGTATTACTCCGATACATGTACAATTTCCAGGGGAAGGAAATCTCCATCAAAG AGATCAGTCAGGAAACTGCTGTCAATCCGGTGGACATCGTGAGCACACTGCAGTCTCTGCAGATGCTGAAGTATTGGAAGGGAAAGCACTTGGTGTTGAAGCGGCAG gACCTAATCGATGAGTGGAAAGCGAAGGAGATCAAGCGAGGCAACAGCAACAAAACTATCGACCCGAGCTCACTAAAATGGACCCCTCCCAAAGGGACATAA
- the kat7b gene encoding histone acetyltransferase KAT7 isoform X1, with translation MPRRRPVRTNRHMAGSGSDGTEDSDSSAEREQTNSSESDGNMPKRQRLTRASTRLSQSSQDTPDLKRAADHDESPPLTPTGNAPSSESELDISSPNASHDESQAKDQTNRDSDKDLSHRPKRRRCHETYNFNMKCPTPGCNSLGHLTGKHERHFAVSGCPLYHNLSADECKVKAISREKQEEEVKGQEESNSRHATRHQTPTSKQSRYKEQVAELRKGRNSGLQKEQKEKHMEHRQTHGNTREPLLENITSDYDLELFRKAQARASEDLEKLRIQGQITEGSNMIKTILFGRYELDTWYHSPYPEEYARLGRLYVCEFCLKYMKSQTILRRHMAKCVWKHPPGDEVYRKGAISVFEVDGKKNKIYCQNLCLLAKLFLDHKTLYYDVEPFLFYVMTEADNTGCHLVGYFSKEKNSFLNYNVSCILTMPQYMRQGFGKMLIDFSYLLSKVEEKVGSPERPLSDLGLISYRSYWKEVLLRYMYNFQGKEISIKEISQETAVNPVDIVSTLQSLQMLKYWKGKHLVLKRQDLIDEWKAKEIKRGNSNKTIDPSSLKWTPPKGT, from the exons AGACATATGGCTGGGAGTGGTTCAGATGGGACTGAAGATTCAGACTCTTCCGCTGAGCGGGAACAGACCAATAGTTCAGAAAGCGATGGGAACATGCCTAAGAGACAGCGCCTCACCAGAGCCTCTACTCGCCTTAGCCAAAGCTCTCAGG ATACCCCGGACTTGAAGCGAGCTGCGGACCATGATGAGTCTCCACCGTTGACACCCACAGGAAATGCGCCCTCCTCTGAATCTGAACTGGACATCTCTAGCCCCAACGCCTCCCACGATGAGAGCCAGGCCAAAGACCAAACCAACAGAGACTCAGATAAGGACCTCTCCCATCGACCTAAGCGCCGCCGCTGTCACGAGACCTACAACTTCAACATGAAATGCCCTACACCGGGATGCAATTCACTTG GTCACCTCACAGGGAAACACGAACGCCATTTTGCTGTATCAGGTTGCCCGCTTTACCACAATCTTTCTGCTGATGAATGCAAG gtAAAAGCCATCAGCCGTgagaaacaagaggaggaggtgaaggggCAGGAAGAAAGCAACTCGCGCCATGCAACTCGTCACCAG ACACCAACATCAAAACAGAGCAGATACAAAGAGCAGGTGGCTGAGCTAAGGAAGGGACGAAACTCTGGCCTTCAGaaggagcagaaagaaaagcacatG GAGCATCGGCAGACACACGGCAACACCAGAGAGCCTCTGCTGGAAAACATCACCAGTGATTATGACCTGGAGCTCTTCAGGAAAGCCCAGGCCCGTGCATCTGAAGACCTG GAGAAGCTGCGTATCCAGGGTCAGATCACAGAGGGCAGCAACATGATTAAGACCATCCTGTTTGGCCGTTACGAGCTCGACACCTGGTACCACTCACCCTATCCTGAGGAGTATGCACGCTTGGGTCGCCTCTACGTCTGTGAATTCTGCCTCAAGTACATGAAGAGCCAGACCATTCTCAGGCGGCACATG GCCAAATGCGTGTGGAAGCATCCTCCAGGAGATGAGGTGTACAGAAAAGGAGCTATATCTGTGTTTGAAGTTGACGGCAAAAAGAACAAG ATCTACTGCCAGAATCTGTGTTTACTCGCCAAACTGTTTTTGGACCACAAAACTCTATACTACGACGTGGAGCCTTTTCTCTTCTACGTCATGACTGAGGCCGACAACACCGGCTGCCATTTAGTGGGATACTTTTCCAAG GAAAAGAATTCCTTCCTGAACTACAATGTATCCTGCATCCTGACAATGCCACAGTACATGAGGCAAGGTTTTGGCAAGATGCTCATTGACTTCA GCTACCTGCTGTCCAaagtggaggagaaggtggGCTCACCGGAGAGGCCCCTGTCCGACCTGGGCCTCATCAGTTACCGTAGCTACTGGAAGGAAGTATTACTCCGATACATGTACAATTTCCAGGGGAAGGAAATCTCCATCAAAG AGATCAGTCAGGAAACTGCTGTCAATCCGGTGGACATCGTGAGCACACTGCAGTCTCTGCAGATGCTGAAGTATTGGAAGGGAAAGCACTTGGTGTTGAAGCGGCAG gACCTAATCGATGAGTGGAAAGCGAAGGAGATCAAGCGAGGCAACAGCAACAAAACTATCGACCCGAGCTCACTAAAATGGACCCCTCCCAAAGGGACATAA
- the kat7b gene encoding histone acetyltransferase KAT7 isoform X3, with protein MAGSGSDGTEDSDSSAEREQTNSSESDGNMPKRQRLTRASTRLSQSSQDTPDLKRAADHDESPPLTPTGNAPSSESELDISSPNASHDESQAKDQTNRDSDKDLSHRPKRRRCHETYNFNMKCPTPGCNSLGHLTGKHERHFAVSGCPLYHNLSADECKVKAISREKQEEEVKGQEESNSRHATRHQTPTSKQSRYKEQVAELRKGRNSGLQKEQKEKHMEHRQTHGNTREPLLENITSDYDLELFRKAQARASEDLEKLRIQGQITEGSNMIKTILFGRYELDTWYHSPYPEEYARLGRLYVCEFCLKYMKSQTILRRHMAKCVWKHPPGDEVYRKGAISVFEVDGKKNKIYCQNLCLLAKLFLDHKTLYYDVEPFLFYVMTEADNTGCHLVGYFSKEKNSFLNYNVSCILTMPQYMRQGFGKMLIDFSYLLSKVEEKVGSPERPLSDLGLISYRSYWKEVLLRYMYNFQGKEISIKEISQETAVNPVDIVSTLQSLQMLKYWKGKHLVLKRQDLIDEWKAKEIKRGNSNKTIDPSSLKWTPPKGT; from the exons ATGGCTGGGAGTGGTTCAGATGGGACTGAAGATTCAGACTCTTCCGCTGAGCGGGAACAGACCAATAGTTCAGAAAGCGATGGGAACATGCCTAAGAGACAGCGCCTCACCAGAGCCTCTACTCGCCTTAGCCAAAGCTCTCAGG ATACCCCGGACTTGAAGCGAGCTGCGGACCATGATGAGTCTCCACCGTTGACACCCACAGGAAATGCGCCCTCCTCTGAATCTGAACTGGACATCTCTAGCCCCAACGCCTCCCACGATGAGAGCCAGGCCAAAGACCAAACCAACAGAGACTCAGATAAGGACCTCTCCCATCGACCTAAGCGCCGCCGCTGTCACGAGACCTACAACTTCAACATGAAATGCCCTACACCGGGATGCAATTCACTTG GTCACCTCACAGGGAAACACGAACGCCATTTTGCTGTATCAGGTTGCCCGCTTTACCACAATCTTTCTGCTGATGAATGCAAG gtAAAAGCCATCAGCCGTgagaaacaagaggaggaggtgaaggggCAGGAAGAAAGCAACTCGCGCCATGCAACTCGTCACCAG ACACCAACATCAAAACAGAGCAGATACAAAGAGCAGGTGGCTGAGCTAAGGAAGGGACGAAACTCTGGCCTTCAGaaggagcagaaagaaaagcacatG GAGCATCGGCAGACACACGGCAACACCAGAGAGCCTCTGCTGGAAAACATCACCAGTGATTATGACCTGGAGCTCTTCAGGAAAGCCCAGGCCCGTGCATCTGAAGACCTG GAGAAGCTGCGTATCCAGGGTCAGATCACAGAGGGCAGCAACATGATTAAGACCATCCTGTTTGGCCGTTACGAGCTCGACACCTGGTACCACTCACCCTATCCTGAGGAGTATGCACGCTTGGGTCGCCTCTACGTCTGTGAATTCTGCCTCAAGTACATGAAGAGCCAGACCATTCTCAGGCGGCACATG GCCAAATGCGTGTGGAAGCATCCTCCAGGAGATGAGGTGTACAGAAAAGGAGCTATATCTGTGTTTGAAGTTGACGGCAAAAAGAACAAG ATCTACTGCCAGAATCTGTGTTTACTCGCCAAACTGTTTTTGGACCACAAAACTCTATACTACGACGTGGAGCCTTTTCTCTTCTACGTCATGACTGAGGCCGACAACACCGGCTGCCATTTAGTGGGATACTTTTCCAAG GAAAAGAATTCCTTCCTGAACTACAATGTATCCTGCATCCTGACAATGCCACAGTACATGAGGCAAGGTTTTGGCAAGATGCTCATTGACTTCA GCTACCTGCTGTCCAaagtggaggagaaggtggGCTCACCGGAGAGGCCCCTGTCCGACCTGGGCCTCATCAGTTACCGTAGCTACTGGAAGGAAGTATTACTCCGATACATGTACAATTTCCAGGGGAAGGAAATCTCCATCAAAG AGATCAGTCAGGAAACTGCTGTCAATCCGGTGGACATCGTGAGCACACTGCAGTCTCTGCAGATGCTGAAGTATTGGAAGGGAAAGCACTTGGTGTTGAAGCGGCAG gACCTAATCGATGAGTGGAAAGCGAAGGAGATCAAGCGAGGCAACAGCAACAAAACTATCGACCCGAGCTCACTAAAATGGACCCCTCCCAAAGGGACATAA